The following proteins are co-located in the Planococcus plakortidis genome:
- a CDS encoding F0F1 ATP synthase subunit epsilon codes for MKTITVNIVTPDGPVYDSEVSMVIAVTATGEMGVLPGHIPTVAPLGIGAVRLKKENSTELVAVSGGFLEIRPEKVTILAQSAETATEIDLARAQESAKRAEALLQARKDEIDYKRAELALKRAMNRINVYEGNI; via the coding sequence ATGAAGACCATTACAGTCAATATTGTCACTCCCGACGGCCCAGTATACGATTCAGAAGTTTCTATGGTGATTGCAGTTACAGCAACCGGTGAGATGGGCGTTTTGCCTGGTCACATCCCGACAGTCGCACCTCTTGGAATCGGCGCAGTCCGGTTAAAGAAAGAAAACTCGACGGAATTGGTCGCTGTAAGCGGTGGATTCCTTGAAATCCGCCCTGAAAAAGTGACGATTCTTGCTCAATCCGCAGAAACTGCGACTGAGATCGACTTGGCACGCGCGCAGGAATCTGCAAAACGCGCCGAAGCACTTCTTCAGGCAAGAAAAGATGAGATCGACTACAAACGCGCGGAATTGGCGTTAAAACGTGCGATGAATCGTATCAACGTTTATGAGGGTAACATTTAA
- the atpG gene encoding ATP synthase F1 subunit gamma, translating to MASLRDIKTRITSTKKTSQITKAMQMVSASKLNKAEMSAKAFVPYMEKIQDVVASIAAGSSDVSNPMMMARPVKKTAYLVITSDRGLVGGYNSNILRTVMAKINERHTSSDEFVILSVGRKGRDFFAKKGYNIIESSIGLPDHPSFADIKEITRKAVGMFADGTYDEVYMYYNHYVSAISQEVTEKKVLPLTDIQPTGSTASYEFDPSAEAILEVLLPQYAESLIFGALLDGKASEHAASMTAMKSATDNASELIDDLTLVYNRARQAAITQEITEIVGGAAALE from the coding sequence GTGGCATCTTTACGCGATATAAAAACACGAATTACGTCAACCAAGAAAACAAGCCAAATCACGAAAGCGATGCAGATGGTTTCCGCTTCTAAATTGAACAAAGCAGAAATGAGCGCGAAAGCTTTCGTTCCATATATGGAAAAGATCCAGGATGTGGTTGCTTCGATCGCAGCCGGTTCCAGCGACGTGTCGAATCCTATGATGATGGCACGCCCTGTTAAGAAAACGGCATATTTGGTTATTACCTCTGACCGTGGGCTTGTTGGCGGCTATAACAGTAACATTTTGCGTACTGTCATGGCTAAAATCAACGAGCGCCACACGTCAAGCGACGAATTTGTTATCCTCAGCGTCGGGCGGAAAGGCCGTGACTTCTTTGCGAAGAAAGGCTACAACATCATCGAAAGCTCGATCGGGCTTCCGGACCACCCATCGTTTGCGGATATCAAGGAAATAACGCGCAAAGCTGTTGGTATGTTCGCAGATGGTACGTATGACGAAGTGTATATGTACTATAACCATTATGTTTCTGCCATCTCCCAGGAGGTTACCGAAAAGAAAGTGCTGCCGTTGACTGACATTCAGCCAACAGGATCGACTGCTTCTTACGAGTTCGACCCATCAGCGGAAGCGATTCTGGAAGTTCTTCTTCCACAATACGCGGAAAGCTTGATCTTTGGAGCCTTGCTGGACGGCAAAGCAAGTGAGCATGCTGCTTCCATGACAGCAATGAAGAGCGCAACCGACAACGCATCAGAATTGATCGACGATCTGACGCTTGTCTACAACCGTGCACGCCAAGCTGCGATCACTCAGGAAATCACGGAGATCGTCGGCGGAGCTGCAGCATTAGAGTAA
- the atpD gene encoding F0F1 ATP synthase subunit beta, translated as MNTGHVLQVMGPVVDVKFSNGQLPAIYNALTVNIDRPNQAQTTLTLEVALHLGDDTVRTIAMESTDGLQRGSAVTDLGRAISVPVGDATLGRVFNVLGEVIDLGEEIPASERRDPIHRSAPTFEHLSTEVEILETGIKVVDLLAPYIKGGKIGLFGGAGVGKTVLIQELINNIAQEHGGLSVFAGVGERTREGNDLFHEMSDSGVIKKTSMVFGQMNEPPGARMRVALTGLTMAEYFRDEQGADVLLFIDNIFRFTQAGSEVSALLGRMPSAVGYQPTLATEMGQLQERITTTSAGSVTSIQAIYVPADDYTDPAPATTFAHLDATTNLERKLSEMGIYPAVDPLASTSRALSPEIVGTEHYGVSRQVQETLQRYRELQDIIAILGMDELSDEDKLTVNRARRVQNFLSQNFHVAEQFTGQKGSYVPVQETIKGFQEILAGKYDHLPEDAFRLVGRIEEVIEKAKGMGVQV; from the coding sequence ATGAACACAGGACACGTTCTTCAGGTTATGGGCCCGGTTGTAGACGTTAAGTTTTCCAACGGACAGCTTCCAGCAATCTACAACGCCCTAACCGTTAATATTGATCGTCCCAATCAAGCTCAAACTACTTTGACTCTTGAAGTAGCTTTGCACCTTGGCGACGACACAGTTCGTACCATCGCGATGGAATCCACTGACGGATTGCAACGCGGTTCAGCAGTAACCGATTTGGGCAGAGCAATTTCTGTTCCTGTCGGAGACGCTACACTTGGCCGAGTATTTAACGTACTTGGTGAAGTAATCGACTTGGGTGAGGAAATCCCGGCTTCAGAACGCCGTGACCCGATTCACCGTTCAGCTCCTACGTTTGAGCACCTTTCCACAGAAGTTGAAATTCTTGAAACTGGTATCAAAGTTGTTGACTTGCTTGCCCCTTACATCAAAGGCGGTAAAATCGGCCTCTTCGGTGGTGCCGGTGTAGGTAAAACCGTATTGATCCAGGAATTGATCAACAACATCGCACAAGAACACGGCGGTCTTTCCGTATTCGCCGGTGTTGGTGAGCGTACACGCGAAGGAAACGACTTGTTCCACGAGATGAGCGATTCCGGCGTTATCAAGAAAACATCAATGGTCTTCGGCCAGATGAACGAGCCGCCTGGCGCACGTATGCGTGTTGCTTTGACAGGTTTGACAATGGCTGAATACTTCCGCGATGAGCAAGGGGCAGACGTTCTTTTGTTCATCGATAACATTTTCCGCTTCACGCAAGCAGGTTCTGAAGTATCCGCCCTTCTTGGCCGTATGCCTTCAGCGGTTGGTTACCAGCCGACACTTGCGACCGAAATGGGTCAATTGCAAGAGCGTATCACGACAACAAGCGCTGGTTCTGTAACATCGATCCAGGCAATCTATGTCCCAGCCGATGACTACACGGATCCGGCTCCGGCAACAACGTTTGCCCACCTTGATGCAACAACAAACCTTGAGCGTAAACTTTCTGAGATGGGTATCTACCCAGCGGTGGATCCACTTGCTTCTACTTCACGCGCATTGTCTCCTGAAATCGTCGGCACTGAACACTACGGTGTTTCCCGCCAGGTTCAAGAAACTTTGCAGCGCTACAGAGAGCTCCAGGATATCATTGCGATCCTTGGTATGGACGAATTGAGCGATGAGGACAAGCTGACGGTTAACCGTGCACGCCGCGTCCAAAACTTCCTGTCTCAAAACTTCCACGTTGCTGAACAGTTCACAGGCCAAAAAGGTTCTTACGTTCCAGTTCAGGAAACGATCAAAGGCTTCCAGGAAATCCTTGCAGGCAAATACGATCATCTTCCGGAAGATGCTTTCCGCCTAGTCGGCCGCATCGAAGAAGTTATCGAAAAAGCCAAAGGCATGGGCGTACAAGTCTAA
- the mreB gene encoding rod shape-determining protein MreB: protein MFSKDIGIDLGTANVLIYVKGKGIILNEPSVVAVDKKSNELIAVGTEAQKMMGRTPQHIAVIRPLKDGVIHDFDITELMLKHFIQILKLKGFMMKPRILICCPANITSIEQKAIREVAEKAGARKVYVEVEPKVAAIGAGLDIYQADASLVIDIGGGTSDIAVLSMGEIVKSVTLKTAGDHFDLDILHYIKKNYRLLIGERTAERLKVEFGTLSDGQQATMDIRGRDILTGYPRTISLKVQEITEALKESVELVAEGVRVVLEQTPPELASDIIDRGGVLTGGGALLGGLDRLLSERLGIPIAIADQPKECVVLGTGKMLEAKQDIFRMRR, encoded by the coding sequence ATGTTTTCGAAAGATATAGGCATCGATCTCGGGACAGCCAATGTGCTGATTTATGTTAAAGGCAAAGGCATCATTTTAAACGAGCCGTCCGTTGTGGCAGTCGATAAAAAATCCAATGAGCTGATCGCCGTCGGGACGGAAGCCCAGAAGATGATGGGCCGCACACCCCAGCATATAGCGGTGATCCGTCCGTTAAAAGACGGCGTCATCCATGATTTCGATATTACGGAACTGATGCTTAAGCATTTCATTCAAATACTGAAACTGAAAGGCTTCATGATGAAGCCGCGCATCCTCATCTGCTGCCCGGCGAACATTACGAGCATTGAACAGAAGGCCATCCGGGAAGTGGCGGAAAAAGCGGGGGCGAGGAAAGTCTACGTCGAAGTGGAGCCGAAAGTGGCTGCGATCGGGGCAGGCCTTGATATCTACCAGGCGGATGCGAGCCTCGTCATCGATATCGGTGGCGGAACTTCCGATATTGCCGTCCTGTCGATGGGAGAGATCGTCAAAAGCGTCACCTTGAAAACGGCCGGCGACCATTTTGACCTGGACATCCTCCATTACATCAAGAAAAACTACAGATTGCTGATCGGTGAACGGACAGCGGAGAGATTGAAAGTCGAATTCGGGACGCTCAGCGACGGCCAACAAGCCACGATGGACATCCGGGGGCGGGATATACTGACAGGCTATCCGCGGACGATCAGCTTGAAAGTGCAGGAGATCACGGAAGCTTTGAAGGAATCTGTCGAGTTGGTGGCAGAAGGCGTACGCGTGGTGCTCGAACAAACGCCTCCTGAACTGGCATCGGACATTATCGACCGTGGCGGCGTGTTGACCGGCGGAGGAGCCTTGCTCGGCGGATTGGACCGGCTTTTGTCTGAGCGTCTCGGCATACCGATCGCCATCGCTGACCAGCCGAAGGAATGCGTCGTTCTCGGAACCGGGAAGATGCTCGAAGCCAAACAGGATATTTTCCGTATGAGGAGATAA
- the wecB gene encoding non-hydrolyzing UDP-N-acetylglucosamine 2-epimerase, translating to MTKKWKVMTIFGTRPEAIKMAPLVLELQKHPETIEPLVTVTAQHRQMLDQVLETFGITPDFDLNIMKDRQTLSDVTVRAMQGLDDVMKEAKPDIVLVHGDTTTTFAASLAALYNQISIGHVEAGLRTHNKYSPFPEEMNRQLTGVMADIHFAPTEKSAQNLRDENKKEETIYITGNTAIDALQTTVRDNYQHPVLDKIGNDRMILLTAHRRENLGEPMRNMFRAIKRLTEEHDDIQVVYPVHMNPAVREVADEVLGRDPRIHLIEPLEVLDFHNFAAQSYFILTDSGGVQEEAPSLGKPVLVLRDTTERPEGIDAGTLKLAGTDEETIYRLGKELLTDEAAYEAMSQASNPYGDGKASQRIVEALHKYFGEL from the coding sequence GTGACGAAAAAATGGAAAGTGATGACGATTTTCGGTACACGTCCGGAAGCGATTAAAATGGCGCCGCTCGTTCTGGAATTGCAGAAGCATCCAGAGACGATTGAACCGCTTGTGACCGTGACAGCGCAGCATCGGCAAATGCTTGACCAGGTGCTCGAAACATTCGGCATCACGCCAGACTTTGATTTGAACATCATGAAGGACCGCCAAACCTTAAGTGACGTCACCGTACGGGCCATGCAGGGCTTAGATGATGTGATGAAGGAAGCGAAACCGGATATTGTACTGGTCCATGGGGATACGACAACGACATTTGCGGCAAGTTTGGCTGCTTTGTATAACCAAATCTCAATCGGGCACGTAGAAGCCGGGCTCCGGACCCACAATAAGTACTCTCCTTTCCCGGAAGAGATGAACCGCCAATTGACAGGCGTCATGGCGGACATCCACTTTGCGCCGACCGAAAAGTCCGCGCAGAACCTGCGTGATGAAAACAAAAAAGAAGAAACCATCTATATTACGGGCAATACAGCGATCGATGCCTTGCAGACCACGGTGCGTGATAATTACCAACATCCGGTGCTCGATAAAATCGGCAACGACCGCATGATCCTATTGACCGCCCACCGCCGTGAAAACCTCGGCGAACCGATGCGCAATATGTTCCGTGCCATCAAGCGCCTGACCGAAGAGCATGATGACATCCAAGTCGTCTATCCGGTCCATATGAATCCGGCCGTCCGTGAAGTAGCGGATGAAGTGCTCGGGCGCGACCCGCGCATCCATTTGATCGAGCCGCTCGAAGTATTGGATTTCCATAACTTCGCCGCCCAGTCTTACTTCATCCTGACCGATTCAGGCGGGGTGCAGGAAGAAGCGCCGTCTCTCGGAAAGCCTGTCTTGGTATTGCGTGATACGACGGAGCGCCCGGAAGGCATCGATGCCGGAACCTTGAAGCTTGCCGGTACGGACGAAGAAACGATTTACCGCCTCGGCAAGGAATTGCTGACGGATGAAGCTGCCTATGAAGCGATGTCTCAAGCATCGAACCCATACGGCGACGGGAAAGCATCCCAGCGGATCGTGGAAGCTTTGCATAAGTATTTCGGCGAGCTGTAA
- a CDS encoding AtpZ/AtpI family protein, translating into MHPKKSPLQAMAIYSAILSQLVGSVLIGVFTGMWLDERFGTAPLFLIICLLTGLSAGIWAMLQTVRKFESGDM; encoded by the coding sequence ATGCACCCGAAAAAAAGTCCCTTACAAGCAATGGCGATTTATTCGGCCATTCTCTCGCAACTTGTCGGGTCCGTACTAATCGGGGTCTTTACAGGGATGTGGCTTGATGAGCGCTTCGGAACCGCCCCGCTCTTTTTGATCATCTGCCTGCTCACCGGACTTAGTGCCGGGATCTGGGCGATGCTTCAGACCGTCCGAAAATTCGAATCAGGAGACATGTGA
- a CDS encoding ATP synthase subunit I: protein MDGLQEIYKRLKRLMYFILAAFVLGWGVTPYPEVFAGLIVGSLFGIYNMWILVRRMEKFDRAVTEGSKVRSLGTALRFASGVAVVAIAILFAEHIHLVSAVIGLMIPYGLLLVERIVYHMKHH, encoded by the coding sequence ATGGATGGACTTCAAGAGATCTATAAAAGATTGAAGAGGCTGATGTATTTCATCCTCGCCGCGTTCGTTTTAGGGTGGGGAGTCACTCCGTATCCGGAAGTGTTTGCGGGCTTGATCGTCGGATCTCTGTTCGGCATTTATAATATGTGGATCCTGGTCCGGAGAATGGAGAAGTTCGACCGGGCGGTAACGGAAGGCTCGAAAGTCCGTTCTCTTGGAACGGCATTACGGTTCGCATCAGGTGTAGCCGTTGTGGCGATCGCTATTTTGTTCGCCGAACATATACATTTGGTCAGTGCGGTAATCGGGTTGATGATCCCTTATGGTCTCCTTTTAGTGGAGCGGATCGTTTATCACATGAAACACCATTAA
- the atpE gene encoding F0F1 ATP synthase subunit C: MGLLAAAIAVGLAALGAGIGNGLIVSKTVEGIARQPEARGVLQTTMFIGVALVEALPIIAVVIAFIVMNR; the protein is encoded by the coding sequence ATGGGTTTATTAGCAGCAGCAATTGCAGTAGGACTAGCAGCACTAGGTGCAGGTATCGGTAACGGACTTATCGTTTCAAAAACAGTTGAAGGTATCGCTCGCCAGCCAGAAGCACGCGGCGTTCTTCAAACAACAATGTTCATCGGTGTAGCTTTGGTCGAGGCATTGCCGATCATCGCCGTAGTTATCGCGTTCATCGTAATGAACCGTTAA
- the atpB gene encoding F0F1 ATP synthase subunit A translates to MDHGAPMLEVFGIWFNLSNVMMLLVAALIVFLIAFFSTRNLKLKPTGMQNFMEWVMDFVKGIIKSNMDWRDGGRFHILGITLIMFIFVSNMLGLPFAVVVNGDLWWKSPTADPVVTMTLAATIIILSHYYGIKLKGLKGYSSDFLKPMPFLFPLKIIEEFANTLTLGLRLYGNIYAGEILLTLLAGLASASIFGFVGAILPMMAWQGFSIFIGAIQAFIFVMLTMVYLSHKVSEDH, encoded by the coding sequence GTGGATCATGGCGCTCCAATGCTCGAGGTGTTCGGAATCTGGTTCAACCTATCGAACGTTATGATGCTGCTTGTAGCCGCTCTTATTGTGTTCCTTATCGCATTCTTCTCAACCCGCAACTTGAAGCTGAAGCCGACAGGCATGCAGAACTTCATGGAATGGGTCATGGACTTTGTGAAAGGAATCATTAAAAGCAACATGGACTGGCGGGATGGCGGACGATTCCATATCCTTGGAATTACGCTGATCATGTTCATCTTCGTTTCGAACATGCTTGGGCTCCCATTTGCTGTTGTCGTCAACGGAGACCTGTGGTGGAAATCACCAACAGCGGATCCAGTCGTGACAATGACATTGGCTGCAACAATCATCATCTTGAGCCATTATTATGGTATTAAGCTGAAAGGCTTGAAAGGCTATAGTTCAGATTTCCTGAAACCGATGCCGTTCTTGTTCCCGCTTAAAATCATTGAGGAATTCGCAAATACGCTGACACTCGGTCTGCGTCTTTACGGTAACATCTACGCTGGTGAGATCTTGCTTACTTTGTTGGCAGGGCTTGCTTCAGCAAGTATCTTCGGATTCGTCGGCGCAATCTTGCCGATGATGGCATGGCAAGGGTTCTCGATCTTTATCGGGGCTATCCAAGCGTTCATTTTCGTTATGTTAACGATGGTTTATTTATCGCATAAAGTCAGCGAAGACCATTGA
- a CDS encoding F0F1 ATP synthase subunit delta, with the protein MSQVAERYASALFQVAKEHNVTLEIEQDLREVRKVFKLTPELYQLIVSPKLSAEKRTNLINEVFQGANPYVVNTLQMLGERRRMNEVSDMTQSYIKLSNEEQGIEDATVYSTRPLTEEETASLSTAFAKSIGKNSLRIENVIDPSLIGGLRLQIGNRIYDSSVSTKLARLQRQLIG; encoded by the coding sequence ATGAGCCAAGTCGCTGAGCGCTACGCATCGGCATTATTCCAGGTAGCCAAAGAACATAATGTGACTTTGGAAATCGAACAGGATCTCCGTGAAGTACGTAAAGTATTCAAGCTGACTCCTGAACTATACCAATTGATCGTGTCACCGAAACTTTCAGCTGAAAAGCGTACCAACCTCATCAACGAAGTTTTCCAAGGGGCTAACCCTTATGTCGTGAATACACTTCAGATGCTCGGTGAACGCAGACGCATGAACGAAGTCAGTGATATGACCCAAAGCTATATCAAGCTTTCCAACGAAGAGCAGGGAATTGAAGATGCAACTGTCTATTCCACCCGTCCATTGACGGAAGAAGAAACGGCATCCCTTTCCACAGCTTTCGCGAAAAGCATCGGCAAGAATTCTTTACGGATTGAAAACGTAATCGACCCATCATTGATCGGTGGATTGCGCCTTCAAATCGGGAACCGCATCTATGACAGCAGCGTCAGCACGAAACTTGCCCGCCTGCAGCGTCAATTGATCGGCTAA
- the murA gene encoding UDP-N-acetylglucosamine 1-carboxyvinyltransferase yields the protein MDHIIVKGGKKLSGKVRVEGAKNAVLPVLAGALLAGEGKSTITEVPNLADVYTIQEVLKSLNVDIEYFPEKNEMHIDASSQLSSEAQFEYVRKMRASILVMGPLLARNGFARVALPGGCAIGSRPIDQHLKGFEAMGANITFGNGFVEAKTDGRLRGAKIYLDFPSVGATENIMSAAALADGVTIIENAAKEPEIVDLANYINEMGGNVKGAGTDTMRIEGVETLYGSHHSIIPDRVEAGTFMVAAAITEGDVIIENAVPEHMAALISKMGEMGVDIQETDEGLRVRATRPLRSIDIKTMPHPGFPTDMQSQMMSLMLTAQGNGILTETVFENRFMHVEEFRRMNASVKIEGRSVIMEGPSKLQGAQVSATDLRAAAALILAGLAAEGVTRVHELYHLDRGYVDFHLKLEALGADIERVSTETSEVKEEQMV from the coding sequence TTGGATCATATCATCGTTAAAGGCGGAAAAAAATTATCAGGGAAAGTACGGGTAGAAGGAGCAAAGAATGCGGTGCTGCCGGTATTGGCCGGTGCGCTTCTCGCAGGTGAAGGCAAGAGCACCATCACGGAAGTGCCGAATCTTGCGGACGTCTACACCATCCAGGAAGTGCTCAAGAGCTTGAATGTCGATATCGAGTATTTCCCGGAAAAAAATGAGATGCACATCGATGCATCTTCACAATTATCGAGCGAAGCACAGTTCGAATATGTCCGCAAAATGCGTGCATCGATTCTGGTCATGGGCCCGCTGCTAGCGCGCAACGGATTTGCCCGCGTCGCTTTGCCAGGCGGCTGCGCCATCGGATCTCGTCCGATCGACCAGCACCTGAAAGGCTTTGAAGCAATGGGAGCGAATATCACATTCGGCAACGGTTTTGTCGAAGCGAAAACCGACGGCCGCCTGCGCGGTGCCAAGATCTACCTCGACTTCCCAAGTGTCGGTGCGACAGAGAACATCATGTCAGCCGCAGCGCTTGCAGACGGGGTAACGATCATCGAAAACGCAGCGAAGGAACCGGAAATCGTTGACCTTGCGAATTATATCAACGAAATGGGCGGAAACGTCAAAGGTGCCGGTACAGACACCATGCGCATCGAAGGTGTGGAAACACTTTACGGATCGCATCATTCGATCATTCCGGACCGTGTGGAAGCTGGAACATTCATGGTAGCAGCTGCTATCACAGAAGGCGATGTCATCATTGAAAACGCCGTTCCGGAACATATGGCTGCTTTGATCTCGAAAATGGGCGAAATGGGAGTCGATATCCAGGAAACGGATGAAGGCTTGCGCGTCCGCGCGACACGCCCACTCCGTTCGATCGACATCAAGACGATGCCGCACCCAGGGTTCCCGACAGATATGCAATCACAAATGATGTCATTGATGCTGACTGCACAAGGCAACGGCATCTTGACTGAAACGGTATTCGAAAACCGCTTCATGCACGTTGAAGAATTCCGCCGCATGAATGCATCCGTCAAGATTGAAGGACGTTCAGTGATCATGGAAGGCCCTTCAAAACTGCAAGGCGCCCAAGTGTCCGCGACAGATCTCCGCGCAGCTGCTGCATTGATTCTCGCCGGGCTTGCTGCTGAAGGCGTCACGCGTGTACACGAACTTTATCATCTGGATCGCGGCTATGTTGATTTCCATCTGAAGCTTGAAGCTCTAGGTGCCGACATTGAACGCGTATCGACCGAAACAAGCGAAGTAAAAGAAGAGCAAATGGTTTAA
- a CDS encoding DUF1146 family protein, with translation MELYIGQQALISIISHIFFTGVSFYALRAVMFDKWIAKHHVLQAQILYIFLSIVIGTAVSNFFLDISAWSRQLSYLF, from the coding sequence GTGGAATTATACATTGGCCAGCAGGCATTGATTTCGATCATCAGCCATATCTTTTTTACCGGCGTTTCATTTTACGCATTACGGGCTGTCATGTTCGATAAATGGATCGCGAAACACCATGTATTGCAGGCACAGATTTTATACATATTCTTGAGCATCGTGATCGGGACGGCTGTCTCCAATTTCTTTTTGGATATCTCAGCGTGGTCCAGGCAATTGTCGTACCTGTTCTAG
- the atpF gene encoding F0F1 ATP synthase subunit B, producing the protein MFFDHLVLGATGEFLNIGDIIATLVIFLLLMVLLKKFAWGPLMGVMQQREDLIASEIETAEKSRQESQQMLEEQRNLLKDARNQAQEIVENAKKQGEVSREEIITTARAESARMKESAVAEIANEREKAIAAVREEVVALSLLAATKVLDKEISEEDNRQLINETIAKAGEVQ; encoded by the coding sequence GTGTTTTTTGATCACCTCGTACTCGGTGCAACCGGGGAGTTTTTGAATATTGGAGACATCATCGCAACATTGGTCATCTTTTTGCTCCTAATGGTCCTGTTGAAGAAATTTGCGTGGGGTCCATTGATGGGCGTTATGCAGCAGCGTGAAGATCTGATCGCAAGTGAGATCGAAACTGCTGAAAAAAGCCGTCAGGAATCACAGCAAATGCTTGAGGAGCAGCGCAACCTTTTGAAGGATGCCCGCAACCAAGCGCAGGAAATCGTTGAGAATGCCAAGAAGCAAGGCGAAGTTTCTCGTGAGGAAATCATTACGACAGCGCGTGCTGAATCTGCCCGCATGAAAGAATCGGCAGTGGCAGAAATTGCTAACGAACGCGAAAAAGCGATCGCAGCAGTTCGCGAAGAAGTTGTAGCTCTGTCCTTGTTGGCAGCTACGAAAGTATTGGACAAGGAAATCTCTGAGGAAGACAACCGTCAGTTGATTAACGAAACGATTGCGAAGGCAGGCGAAGTGCAATGA
- the atpA gene encoding F0F1 ATP synthase subunit alpha: MSIKAEEISNLIKQQIENYQSEMKVDEVGTVITIGDGIARAHGLDNIMAGELVEFSNGVMGMAQNLEANNVGIIILGPFADIKEGDEVRRTGRIMEVPVGEELIGRVVNPLGQPVDGLGPINTTKSRPIESPAQGVMARKSVHEPLQTGIKAIDALVPIGRGQRELIIGDRQTGKTSVAIDTILNQADQDMICIYVAIGQKESTVRNVVETFRKNGALDYTIVVTASASQPAPLLYLAPYAGISMAEDFMFDGKHVLIVYDDLTKQASAYRELSLLLRRPPGREAYPGDVFYLHSRLLERAAKLNETLGAGSITALPFVETQAGDISSYIPTNVISITDGQIFLQSDLFFAGVRPAINAGLSVSRVGGSAQIKAMKKVAGTLRLDLAAYRELESFSQFGSDLDPATAAKLERGKRTVEVLKQDLNSPIKVEKQVVIFYALTRGFLDDIPVQDITRFEAELTSWLDTNHTNVLDTIRTTQGLPSDDEFAAAINEFKHTFAKSE, translated from the coding sequence ATGAGCATCAAAGCTGAAGAAATCAGCAATCTGATTAAGCAACAGATTGAAAACTATCAATCAGAGATGAAAGTTGACGAAGTCGGTACAGTCATCACGATTGGTGACGGTATCGCTCGCGCTCATGGCCTCGACAACATCATGGCTGGAGAACTTGTAGAATTCTCTAATGGTGTAATGGGTATGGCACAAAACTTGGAAGCCAACAACGTTGGTATCATCATCCTTGGGCCATTCGCAGACATCAAAGAAGGCGATGAAGTACGTCGGACTGGCCGTATTATGGAAGTACCGGTAGGGGAAGAACTTATCGGACGCGTAGTAAATCCACTGGGACAGCCGGTTGATGGTCTTGGACCGATCAACACGACTAAATCCCGTCCAATCGAAAGCCCAGCACAAGGCGTTATGGCACGTAAATCCGTGCACGAACCGCTTCAAACTGGGATTAAAGCAATCGATGCTCTTGTGCCGATCGGCCGCGGGCAGCGCGAATTGATCATCGGTGACCGCCAGACTGGTAAAACGTCTGTCGCGATCGATACGATCTTGAACCAAGCTGACCAAGACATGATCTGCATTTACGTAGCAATCGGCCAAAAAGAGTCGACTGTCCGTAACGTTGTTGAGACGTTCCGCAAAAACGGCGCGCTCGATTACACAATCGTTGTCACGGCGTCTGCTTCACAACCAGCCCCACTTCTATACTTGGCTCCTTATGCCGGTATTTCAATGGCTGAAGATTTCATGTTCGACGGCAAGCACGTTTTGATCGTCTATGATGATTTGACAAAACAAGCATCCGCTTACCGTGAACTTTCACTCTTGCTTCGTCGTCCTCCGGGCCGTGAAGCTTACCCAGGTGACGTTTTCTACCTTCACTCACGCCTTCTTGAGCGTGCAGCGAAATTGAACGAAACACTTGGTGCGGGATCGATCACTGCCTTGCCGTTCGTTGAAACGCAAGCAGGCGATATTTCTTCTTATATCCCGACAAACGTAATCTCGATTACGGATGGTCAGATCTTCCTTCAATCGGATCTCTTCTTCGCCGGTGTTCGCCCAGCGATCAACGCTGGTCTTTCTGTATCCCGTGTAGGTGGTTCAGCACAGATCAAAGCGATGAAGAAAGTAGCCGGTACATTGCGTCTTGACTTGGCAGCTTACCGTGAATTGGAGTCATTCTCCCAGTTCGGTTCAGACCTTGACCCAGCGACAGCTGCAAAACTTGAGCGCGGTAAACGGACAGTTGAAGTTCTCAAGCAGGATTTGAACAGCCCGATTAAAGTTGAAAAACAAGTTGTTATCTTCTACGCATTGACTCGTGGATTCCTCGACGATATCCCTGTACAAGATATCACTCGTTTCGAAGCTGAGTTGACTAGCTGGTTGGATACAAACCACACGAACGTTTTGGATACCATCCGTACAACTCAGGGATTGCCATCTGACGATGAGTTCGCTGCTGCAATCAACGAATTCAAGCACACATTCGCTAAATCAGAATAA